A genomic region of Chelmon rostratus isolate fCheRos1 chromosome 8, fCheRos1.pri, whole genome shotgun sequence contains the following coding sequences:
- the atp1a3b gene encoding sodium/potassium-transporting ATPase subunit alpha-3b isoform X1, whose protein sequence is MGYGRSDSYRVATTQDKDDRSPKKKKGGTKDMDDLKKEVPITEHKMSVEEVCRKYQTDIVQGLTNAKAAEFLIRDGPNALTPPPTTPEWVKFCRQLFGGFSILLWIGAILCFLAYAIQAATEDDPAGDNLYLGIVLTAVVIITGCFSYFQEAKSSKIMESFKNMVPQQALVIREGEKVQINAEEVVAGDLIEVKGGDRIPADIRVVSAHGCKVDNSSLTGESEPQSRSPDCTHDNPLETRNVAFFSTNCVEGTARGIVICTGDRTVMGRIATLTSGLETGKTPIAKEIEHFIHIITGVAVFLGVTFFILAIILGYTWLEAVIFLIGIIVANVPEGLLATVTVCLTLTAKRMAKKNCLVKNLEAVETLGSTSTICSDKTGTLTQNRMTVAHMWFDNQIHEADTTEDQSGASFDKSSVTWLSLARVAGLCNRAQFKAGQDSLPILKRDVAGDASESALLKCIELSCGSVRVMRDKNKKVAEIPFNSTNKYQLSVHETEDPNDNRYLLVMKGAPERILDRCSTILLQGKEQPMDEEMKEAFQNAYMELGGLGERVLGFCHQLLPEDQYPKGFAFDTDDVNFQTDNLCFVGLMSMIDPPRAAVPDAVGKCRSAGIKVIMVTGDHPITAKAIAKGVGIISEGNETVEDIAARLNIPVSQVNPRDAKACVIHGTDLKDLSQEQMDDILRNHTEIVFARTSPQQKLIIVEGCQRLGAIVAVTGDGVNDSPALKKADIGVAMGISGSDVSKQAADMILLDDNFASIVTGVEEGRLIFDNLKKSIAYTLTSNIPEITPFLLFIIVNIPLPLGTITILCIDLGTDMVPAISLAYEAAESDIMKRQPRNPFRDKLVNERLISIAYGQIGMIQALGGFFSYFVILAENGFLPSHLVGIRLMWDDRSVNDLEDSYGQQWTYEQRKIVEFTCHTAFFVSIVVVQWADVIICKTRRNSVFQQGMKNKILIFGLFEETALAAFLSYCPGMDVALRMYPLKPTWWFCAFPYSFLIFVYDEVRKLLLRRNPGGWVEKETYY, encoded by the exons GCTGTTTGGTGGATTCTCCATCCTGCTTTGGATCGGCGCCATCCTCTGCTTCCTGGCCTACGCCATCCAGGCAGCCACTGAGGACGATCCTGCAGGAGACAAt TTGTACCTCGGTATTGTGCTCACAGCTGTCGTCATCATTACTGGTTGCTTCTCATACTTTCAAGAGGCCAAGAGCTCCAAAATCATGGAGTCTTTCAAGAACATGGTGCCTCAG CAAGCGTTGGTGATCCGCGAGGGTGAGAAGGTACAGATCAACGCTGAAGAAGTGGTGGCCGGAGATCTGATTGAAGTGAAGGGAGGAGACAGGATCCCTGCTGACATCAGGGTGGTTTCTGCTCATGGCtgcaag GTTGATAACTCCTCACTAACAGGCGAGTCAGAACCCCAGAGCAGGTCACCTGACTGTACCCATGACAACCCCTTGGAGACCCGAAACGTTGCTTTCTTCTCCACCAACTGTGTGGAAG GCACAGCTCGTGGCATTGTTATCTGCACTGGAGACCGCACAGTCATGGGCCGCATTGCTACTCTGACCTCTGGCCTGGAGACCGGCAAAACCCCCATCGCCAAAGAGATCGAGCACTTCATCCATATCATCACAGGTGTGGCCGTCTTCCTGGGCGTCACGTTTTTTATCCTGGCCATCATCCTGGGTTACACCTGGCTGGAGGCCGTCATCTTCCTCATCGGCATCATTGTGGCTAACGTGCCTGAAGGGCTGCTGGCCACAGTCACT gtaTGTCTGACCCTGACTGCCAAACGTATGGCTAAGAAGAACTGCCTGGTGAAGAACCTGGAAGCTGTGGAAACCCTGggctccacctccaccatctGCTCTGACAAGACAGGCACCCTGACCCAGAACAGGATGACTGTGGCCCACATGTGGTTTGACAACCAGATCCATGAGGCCGACACCACCGAGGACCAGTCTG GCGCCTCTTTTGACAAGAGCTCAGTGACATGGCTGTCTCTGGCTCGTGTCGCTGGTCTGTGTAACCGTGCCCAGTTCAAAGCCGGACAAGACTCATTGCCCATCCTGAAGCGTGACGTGGCCGGCGATGCCTCAGAGTCAGCCCTGCTGAAGTGTATCGAGCTGTCCTGTGGCTCAGTCAGGGTCATGAGGGATAAGAACAAGAAGGTGGCTGAGATCCCCTTTAACTCCACCAACAAATACCAG CTGTCCGTGCATGAGACAGAGGATCCCAATGACAACCGTTACCTGCTGGTGATGAAGGGAGCCCCTGAGAGGATCCTGGACCGTTGCTCCACCATCCTGCTGCAGGGCAAGGAGCAACCCATGGATGAGGAGATGAAGGAAGCTTTCCAGAATGCCTACATGGAGCTGGGAGGACTGGGAGAGAGAGTTCTGG GTTTCTGCCACCAGCTGCTGCCAGAGGACCAGTACCCCAAGGGCTTTGCCTTTGACACCGATGATGTTAACTTCCAGACGGACAACCTTTGCTTTGTTGGCCTCATGTCCATGATCGACCCTCCCCGTGCTGCTGTGCCTGATGCTGTTGGCAAATGCCGATCTGCTGGTATCAAG GTTATCATGGTCACTGGAGATCACCCAATCACAGCCAAGGCCATTGCCAAGGGAGTGGGCATCATCTCAGAGGGCAACGAGACAGTGGAGGACATTGCAGCTCGCCTCAACATACCTGTCAGCCAGGTGAACCCCAG GGATGCCAAGGCCTGTGTGATCCACGGTACAGACCTGAAAGATCTATCTCAGGAACAGATGGACGACATCCTGAGGAATCACACGGAGATTGTGTTTGCCAGGACCTCCCCACAGCAGAAGCTCATCATTGTCGAGGGCTGCCAGAGACTG GGTGCCATTGTAGCTGTCACAGGTGATGGTGTAAATGACTCTCCTGCGCTGAAAAAGGCCGACATCGGTGTTGCCATGGGGATCTCAGGCTCAGATGTGTCCAAACAGGCTGCTGACATGATCTTGTTGGATGACAACTTCGCCTCTATTGTCACAGGGGTGGAGGAAG GCCGTTTGATCTTTGATAACCTTAAGAAGTCCATTGCCTACACCCTGACCAGCAACATCCCAGAGATCACCCCCTTCCTGCTGTTCATCATCGTCAACATCCCCCTGCCACTGGGAACCATCACCATCCTCTGCATTGACCTGGGAACTGACATG GTGCCAGCTATCTCACTGGCTTACGAAGCGGCTGAGAGCGACATCATGAAGCGTCAGCCCAGGAACCCATTCAGGGACAAGCTGGTGAATGAGAGGCTTATCAGCATTGCCTATGGACAGATTG GTATGATCCAGGCTCTGGGAGGCTTCTTCTCCTACTTTGTCATCTTGGCTGAAAATGGTTTCCTGCCCAGTCATCTAGTAGGCATCAGGCTCATGTGGGACGACCGCTCTGTCAACGATCTGGAAGACAGCTATGGGCAGCAATGG ACTTACGAGCAGAGGAAGATTGTGGAGTTCACATGCCACACGGCCTTCTTTGTCAGTATTGTAGTAGTGCAGTGGGCTGATGTCATCATCTGCAAGACCAGACGTAACTCTGTGTTCCAGCAGGGCATGAA GAACAAGATCTTGATCTTTGGCCTGTTTGAAGAGACAGCCCTGGCCGCCTTCCTGTCCTACTGCCCAGGCATGGATGTGGCACTCAGGATGTATCCTCTAAA GCCTACCTGGTGGTTTTGTGCATTCCCCTATAGTTTTCTCATCTTTGTTTATGATGAGGTCCGAAAACTTCTCCTCCGCCGGAACCCTGGAg GTTGGGTGGAGAAGGAGACATACTATTGA
- the atp1a3b gene encoding sodium/potassium-transporting ATPase subunit alpha-3b isoform X2 has protein sequence MGDKDDRSPKKKKGGTKDMDDLKKEVPITEHKMSVEEVCRKYQTDIVQGLTNAKAAEFLIRDGPNALTPPPTTPEWVKFCRQLFGGFSILLWIGAILCFLAYAIQAATEDDPAGDNLYLGIVLTAVVIITGCFSYFQEAKSSKIMESFKNMVPQQALVIREGEKVQINAEEVVAGDLIEVKGGDRIPADIRVVSAHGCKVDNSSLTGESEPQSRSPDCTHDNPLETRNVAFFSTNCVEGTARGIVICTGDRTVMGRIATLTSGLETGKTPIAKEIEHFIHIITGVAVFLGVTFFILAIILGYTWLEAVIFLIGIIVANVPEGLLATVTVCLTLTAKRMAKKNCLVKNLEAVETLGSTSTICSDKTGTLTQNRMTVAHMWFDNQIHEADTTEDQSGASFDKSSVTWLSLARVAGLCNRAQFKAGQDSLPILKRDVAGDASESALLKCIELSCGSVRVMRDKNKKVAEIPFNSTNKYQLSVHETEDPNDNRYLLVMKGAPERILDRCSTILLQGKEQPMDEEMKEAFQNAYMELGGLGERVLGFCHQLLPEDQYPKGFAFDTDDVNFQTDNLCFVGLMSMIDPPRAAVPDAVGKCRSAGIKVIMVTGDHPITAKAIAKGVGIISEGNETVEDIAARLNIPVSQVNPRDAKACVIHGTDLKDLSQEQMDDILRNHTEIVFARTSPQQKLIIVEGCQRLGAIVAVTGDGVNDSPALKKADIGVAMGISGSDVSKQAADMILLDDNFASIVTGVEEGRLIFDNLKKSIAYTLTSNIPEITPFLLFIIVNIPLPLGTITILCIDLGTDMVPAISLAYEAAESDIMKRQPRNPFRDKLVNERLISIAYGQIGMIQALGGFFSYFVILAENGFLPSHLVGIRLMWDDRSVNDLEDSYGQQWTYEQRKIVEFTCHTAFFVSIVVVQWADVIICKTRRNSVFQQGMKNKILIFGLFEETALAAFLSYCPGMDVALRMYPLKPTWWFCAFPYSFLIFVYDEVRKLLLRRNPGGWVEKETYY, from the exons GCTGTTTGGTGGATTCTCCATCCTGCTTTGGATCGGCGCCATCCTCTGCTTCCTGGCCTACGCCATCCAGGCAGCCACTGAGGACGATCCTGCAGGAGACAAt TTGTACCTCGGTATTGTGCTCACAGCTGTCGTCATCATTACTGGTTGCTTCTCATACTTTCAAGAGGCCAAGAGCTCCAAAATCATGGAGTCTTTCAAGAACATGGTGCCTCAG CAAGCGTTGGTGATCCGCGAGGGTGAGAAGGTACAGATCAACGCTGAAGAAGTGGTGGCCGGAGATCTGATTGAAGTGAAGGGAGGAGACAGGATCCCTGCTGACATCAGGGTGGTTTCTGCTCATGGCtgcaag GTTGATAACTCCTCACTAACAGGCGAGTCAGAACCCCAGAGCAGGTCACCTGACTGTACCCATGACAACCCCTTGGAGACCCGAAACGTTGCTTTCTTCTCCACCAACTGTGTGGAAG GCACAGCTCGTGGCATTGTTATCTGCACTGGAGACCGCACAGTCATGGGCCGCATTGCTACTCTGACCTCTGGCCTGGAGACCGGCAAAACCCCCATCGCCAAAGAGATCGAGCACTTCATCCATATCATCACAGGTGTGGCCGTCTTCCTGGGCGTCACGTTTTTTATCCTGGCCATCATCCTGGGTTACACCTGGCTGGAGGCCGTCATCTTCCTCATCGGCATCATTGTGGCTAACGTGCCTGAAGGGCTGCTGGCCACAGTCACT gtaTGTCTGACCCTGACTGCCAAACGTATGGCTAAGAAGAACTGCCTGGTGAAGAACCTGGAAGCTGTGGAAACCCTGggctccacctccaccatctGCTCTGACAAGACAGGCACCCTGACCCAGAACAGGATGACTGTGGCCCACATGTGGTTTGACAACCAGATCCATGAGGCCGACACCACCGAGGACCAGTCTG GCGCCTCTTTTGACAAGAGCTCAGTGACATGGCTGTCTCTGGCTCGTGTCGCTGGTCTGTGTAACCGTGCCCAGTTCAAAGCCGGACAAGACTCATTGCCCATCCTGAAGCGTGACGTGGCCGGCGATGCCTCAGAGTCAGCCCTGCTGAAGTGTATCGAGCTGTCCTGTGGCTCAGTCAGGGTCATGAGGGATAAGAACAAGAAGGTGGCTGAGATCCCCTTTAACTCCACCAACAAATACCAG CTGTCCGTGCATGAGACAGAGGATCCCAATGACAACCGTTACCTGCTGGTGATGAAGGGAGCCCCTGAGAGGATCCTGGACCGTTGCTCCACCATCCTGCTGCAGGGCAAGGAGCAACCCATGGATGAGGAGATGAAGGAAGCTTTCCAGAATGCCTACATGGAGCTGGGAGGACTGGGAGAGAGAGTTCTGG GTTTCTGCCACCAGCTGCTGCCAGAGGACCAGTACCCCAAGGGCTTTGCCTTTGACACCGATGATGTTAACTTCCAGACGGACAACCTTTGCTTTGTTGGCCTCATGTCCATGATCGACCCTCCCCGTGCTGCTGTGCCTGATGCTGTTGGCAAATGCCGATCTGCTGGTATCAAG GTTATCATGGTCACTGGAGATCACCCAATCACAGCCAAGGCCATTGCCAAGGGAGTGGGCATCATCTCAGAGGGCAACGAGACAGTGGAGGACATTGCAGCTCGCCTCAACATACCTGTCAGCCAGGTGAACCCCAG GGATGCCAAGGCCTGTGTGATCCACGGTACAGACCTGAAAGATCTATCTCAGGAACAGATGGACGACATCCTGAGGAATCACACGGAGATTGTGTTTGCCAGGACCTCCCCACAGCAGAAGCTCATCATTGTCGAGGGCTGCCAGAGACTG GGTGCCATTGTAGCTGTCACAGGTGATGGTGTAAATGACTCTCCTGCGCTGAAAAAGGCCGACATCGGTGTTGCCATGGGGATCTCAGGCTCAGATGTGTCCAAACAGGCTGCTGACATGATCTTGTTGGATGACAACTTCGCCTCTATTGTCACAGGGGTGGAGGAAG GCCGTTTGATCTTTGATAACCTTAAGAAGTCCATTGCCTACACCCTGACCAGCAACATCCCAGAGATCACCCCCTTCCTGCTGTTCATCATCGTCAACATCCCCCTGCCACTGGGAACCATCACCATCCTCTGCATTGACCTGGGAACTGACATG GTGCCAGCTATCTCACTGGCTTACGAAGCGGCTGAGAGCGACATCATGAAGCGTCAGCCCAGGAACCCATTCAGGGACAAGCTGGTGAATGAGAGGCTTATCAGCATTGCCTATGGACAGATTG GTATGATCCAGGCTCTGGGAGGCTTCTTCTCCTACTTTGTCATCTTGGCTGAAAATGGTTTCCTGCCCAGTCATCTAGTAGGCATCAGGCTCATGTGGGACGACCGCTCTGTCAACGATCTGGAAGACAGCTATGGGCAGCAATGG ACTTACGAGCAGAGGAAGATTGTGGAGTTCACATGCCACACGGCCTTCTTTGTCAGTATTGTAGTAGTGCAGTGGGCTGATGTCATCATCTGCAAGACCAGACGTAACTCTGTGTTCCAGCAGGGCATGAA GAACAAGATCTTGATCTTTGGCCTGTTTGAAGAGACAGCCCTGGCCGCCTTCCTGTCCTACTGCCCAGGCATGGATGTGGCACTCAGGATGTATCCTCTAAA GCCTACCTGGTGGTTTTGTGCATTCCCCTATAGTTTTCTCATCTTTGTTTATGATGAGGTCCGAAAACTTCTCCTCCGCCGGAACCCTGGAg GTTGGGTGGAGAAGGAGACATACTATTGA